A stretch of Brachyspira suanatina DNA encodes these proteins:
- the gltA gene encoding NADPH-dependent glutamate synthase produces MPPRSKLGEIPRQEMPTRSPEERRKDFKEVPLGYTEEQAYQESLRCLDCKVPHCMEGCPAKVKIPEFIGLIAEKKFLEAAKKIKETNALPAACGRVCPQEEQCEQRCVVGKKFEPVAIGKLEMFVADYERKHAQHEDLKVEKNGKKVCIIGAGPAGLACAGDLIKLGYDVTVLEALHTIGGVLMYGIPEFRLPKELVAHEVENLKKDGVNFRINEVAGISLDFNELRKEYDAIFLGTGAGLPAFLNVPGEHLCGVYSANEYLTRVNLMGAYKFPEVDTPIIKHKRVAVLGGGNVAMDACRTAVRLGAEKVYIIYRRTEKELPARLEEIHHAMEEGVDFRFLRAPLEILGDENDNVIGVRTQVMELGEADADGRRKPVAVEGQTEDIEVDAVIVAIGTTPNPLIARKVPELQTTKKGTYVINEETGATSMEGVFAGGDAARGAATVILAIGDGKRAAAGIDKYLSNK; encoded by the coding sequence ATGCCACCAAGATCAAAATTAGGCGAAATACCTAGACAAGAAATGCCTACTAGAAGCCCAGAAGAAAGAAGGAAAGACTTTAAAGAAGTTCCTTTAGGATATACTGAAGAGCAAGCATATCAGGAATCTTTAAGATGTTTAGATTGTAAAGTTCCTCATTGTATGGAAGGCTGCCCTGCTAAAGTAAAAATTCCTGAATTTATAGGACTTATAGCAGAAAAAAAATTCTTAGAAGCAGCTAAAAAAATTAAAGAAACTAATGCTTTACCTGCTGCATGCGGAAGAGTATGCCCTCAGGAAGAACAATGTGAACAAAGATGTGTTGTTGGTAAAAAATTTGAACCTGTTGCTATTGGTAAATTAGAAATGTTTGTTGCTGACTATGAAAGAAAACATGCTCAGCATGAGGATCTAAAAGTAGAAAAAAATGGTAAAAAAGTATGTATAATTGGTGCCGGACCTGCAGGTTTAGCTTGTGCTGGAGACTTAATAAAATTAGGATATGATGTTACTGTATTAGAAGCTTTACACACAATAGGTGGTGTATTAATGTACGGTATTCCAGAGTTCCGTCTTCCTAAAGAATTGGTAGCACATGAGGTAGAAAACCTTAAAAAAGATGGTGTAAACTTTAGAATTAATGAAGTTGCTGGTATATCATTAGATTTCAATGAATTAAGAAAGGAATATGATGCTATATTTTTAGGAACAGGTGCCGGACTTCCTGCATTTTTGAATGTGCCTGGTGAACATTTATGCGGTGTTTACTCTGCTAATGAATATTTAACAAGAGTTAATTTAATGGGAGCTTATAAATTCCCTGAAGTAGATACTCCTATTATAAAACATAAAAGAGTAGCTGTATTAGGCGGCGGTAACGTTGCTATGGATGCTTGCAGAACTGCTGTTAGATTAGGTGCTGAAAAAGTATACATCATATACAGAAGAACTGAAAAAGAACTTCCAGCAAGATTAGAAGAAATTCACCATGCTATGGAAGAAGGTGTTGATTTTAGATTCTTAAGAGCTCCTTTAGAAATATTAGGTGATGAAAATGATAATGTTATAGGCGTTAGAACTCAAGTTATGGAACTTGGAGAGGCTGATGCTGACGGAAGAAGAAAACCTGTTGCTGTTGAAGGACAAACAGAAGATATAGAAGTTGATGCTGTTATAGTAGCAATAGGTACTACTCCTAACCCGCTTATAGCTAGAAAAGTTCCTGAATTACAAACTACTAAAAAAGGTACTTATGTTATAAATGAGGAAACAGGAGCTACTTCTATGGAAGGAGTTTTTGCTGGCGGAGATGCTGCTAGAGGTGCTGCTACTGTTATTTTAGCTATTGGAGACGGCAAAAGAGCAGCTGCAGGAATAGATAAATACTTATCTAATAAATAA